The Streptococcus iniae genome contains the following window.
TTTTCAGTTAATTTGTTGGTGAATCAACAATTTCTCCTTTAACAAAACTTATAATCTTCTAACTGGTAGAGGTGATCACAAGTGTTTGCCAATAATTCTTCGTCATGTGAAATAAGGATAACAACTTTTCCTTGTGCTCGCAGTTTCTTTAATAAAGCGGCCAGAGCTTTCATCTGTACAAAATCCAAACCACTACTTGGTTCATCAAAAATAAAAATGTCTTTTTCTGACAAGAGACTAGCCGCTATCATTACCCGCTGTTGTTCTCCACCCGAAAGACTAGCAGGGTGACGTGTCATCAAGTCCTTCAATGCTAAAGCATCAAGCACTTGATCTGCATCTACAGCCTTTCTTTGCCCTAAAGTAATCTCCTTAGAAACAGACTCCGCAAATAACTGTAAGCTAACATCCTGCATCACCAGACTTGTCTTTTCTAGGCGTTCTTTTGCTGATAACAGCTTGCCTTCAAACCTGATTTCAGATGCTTTGTCTTCTAAGAGACCTGTTAGATAAGTTGCAAGTTGTGATTTTCCAATCCCATTGCTTCCCAAAATACCAGTGATACTCCCTTTGTCAAAATGCATTTCAGGCAGGTAAAGTAATTTTTTATCCGAAGCCTTAATGGTTAAATGCTTTAGATAAAGACCTGTTTTCACATGCTCTTTGGGAGCAACCATAGCCTCTAATTCCTCAAATAAAGGGCTAATGTCAAGACTCCGAAGACCATAAGCTTCTCTTTCTTCTTGTGGTAAGGACCTGATTTCTTCAGGACTGTAAACCCTGTCAAGATTCCCTTGATTAAAATAAAAGAATTGATCTGCCAAATCCACCAGATAATGAAGACGATGCTCTGCAATAATAATGGTTTTTCCCGCGTCCTTTAGTTGCTTCAAGTATGACTTGACCATAGCAATGCCTTTATTGTCAAGATGAGCTGTCGGTTCATCAAAAACCATGATTGGTGTCCCTTGCATTAAGGCAGTAGCAATTGCCACTCTTTGTTTTTGACCGCCCGATAACAAATACATGTCTGAATCTAAGAGAGTTTCAAACTGAAAATCAGTAGCTAGATGATGAAGCCTGTCTAATATCACCGAGGCTTGAATCCCTTGATTTTCACAAGGAAAAACCAATTCATGCTTGACTTCACGGTAGAAAAATTGACTTTTAGGGTTTTGAAAAACTGAGGAAACCTGATTCGAGAAAACTTCAACGCTTTCTCTACCCACATGATAATCAGCGACCCTTAAACTGCCTGTCAATGTCCCAGCATAATAGTCAGGAATCAAACCATTAAGCATTTTTAGAAAGGTTGACTTACCTGACCCTGATTTGCCACATAAGACGATAAATTGCCCTTTTGCAATATGACAGTCCGATAATTGGCAAGACAGTTGCTGATTTTGGGCATAGGTAAATTGCAAGTTCTTAGCTACAATGATTGCATCATCATGTAAAGAATGGTTATTAAACTCCAAAACTGTATCCCCCAATCTTTCCAAGTTAGCTGTGACACAAAACATTCACTCGTTGCATTTTTGAGTGCTAATCCCTTCGTTAAGCTGGCAATGGTTAAATGCTGACTATTCCTCACCAAGGACAACAACAATGGCACCAATATATACTCTAAATATCGACTAGGATAGCGGAAAATTTGCCACTTAGTCAAATAAATGCCACGAATTTTTAAAGCCCTATGGATAACTTTACTTTCTTGTTTAATTGTCGGTAAAAAACGAACCATAACTGCAAAGGTCAATAAAACAAGCTCAGGCACCCTACACTTACGTAGCCCATGAACCAACTCATAAACCGTAGTTGTTTTAAGCAGAATAAAAGCTGCCAATAAGGAAGGAAAAAGCAACTTTCCTGCTAGTGCAAAAAAAGCTAAAAAACGAATCAGCTGATAAGAAACCACATCCACATCAATGACACTAAAAACAAGCAAAATAAGATAAACCGTTCCTAAACTAATTGATAGTCTTTTTTGCCCTAATAAAGCCAAAATCCCTAAAAAGCTTCCAATGATAAGGTGGGCTAAATACCCCTCAATTCGAAAGAAGAGGCATGCATTTGCTAACAACAACAAACACAATTTGGTACGAACATCTAAGGTCATGCAAGTATTCCCGACTTAGAAAAATGTTTTCTTAATAGGTATTGACCAAATAAACCACCAATCAATGCACCTACAATAACAGTAGCGATAAACCAACTGGCATGTTCAAACGTAAAGTCATACATAACACGATTAACATAATCCATGTCTTTTCCTCTTGCCAATAGGCTTTTTACGTAAGCATCTTTCAAAAACCACATCATTAAAATGGGTCCACTATTAACAAAGGCAAAAATAAGATAAGACAAAAGATTCAATAAGCGTGATTTGTAATGGCCAATAGCCGCAACTAAATCAGCTACAAAAGCAAAAATAAGAGCTGGAAACAGAGCTGCTATAAAATGACCTGTTAAAAAGAAGAAAATCCCCATCATCACCCCCAACAAACTAATCGGTCCAAAAGTTTGTAATTTGGCAATCAGAAGAAAATAAACTGTGCCAGCTAGTAAAGCCGCAAAGGCTGGTGCATAAAGCATATTACCTGATTTATCAAATAAAATACCAATCGCCGTTCCTAAACCAACACAAATAAAATACAGAGCTGCAAAAGCACCTGTTGTCATTAAATCTTTAATCTTTAAGTGTTTCATATGGGGTTACCTCTTTTAATATACCATTTTCTAACTCAAACACTTGATCAGCACAAGCTAAGGTTGATGCTCGATGTGAGATGAGAAAAACAAAACCGTTACAATGTTTCCGGATTAAATCAAGGAGTATAGCTTCATTCAAAGAATCCAAATGCGATGTTGGCTCGTCAAAAATATAAGCATCTGCTTCTTTTAACAAAGCACGCATTAATTCCAAACGTTGCTTTTCGCCTGCTGAGAAAAAATCAACCTGTCCAATAAGTGTGTCTAATCCCTTTTCACAAGCTAAGATGCGCTCTTTCATCCCACAAGATTCTGCCAATTCCAATAAGGTTTCATCTGAAATATCTGTCCGTCCAAAGGTCAAATTTTCCCGCAACGTTTGTTGAAAAAGTTGTGGATTTTGAGGAACATAAGCAAAACGTGATTGCAAGTGAGCCGCATTCAAGTCCAGGCTATTTTGCCCGCTTAAAAAAATATCTCCGGAACTCCAATTATACCATTTCATGAGCAATTTCGCCAAAGTTGACTTCCCTGCACCCGACTGCCCTTTTATACCAATAATGCCTTTATCATTTAAATGTAAAGATAGATTTTGATAAACAAGCTCCTGACTATTGGGATAAGAAAAGGCCAAATGGTCAACGCTAATAGAGTCAAGGGAACTCAGTGATTTTTCCCCCTTATCTTGCATAACTTCTTCATCTAACAATGAAAAAATATTACTTGCAGCATTCATTGAGCGTTTGAAGGCAAGCGGCAAACGGCCTAATTCTAAAAATGGAGAGAAAGAAGCTGTAAAAGCCACAAAGGCCATTAGTGCCTGAGTGTAGCTTAGGGCCTCATGTTTAAGTTCGAAAAGTGCCACAAGAGCAAAAGCTAAAATAGCAAGCCCCAAGGTCAAGAAAGTTGCCGCAGTATGCAACCATTGAACTTGTCCAACGCGACGATCTAAGGCATTGACAGTTTTACTCTTCTTAGCTAACCCCTTTAATTCCTGAGGCATTTGATGGCACTGCAAGAGATCTCTGACTGTTCTGAGATTTTCTAGAAAATGCGACATATAACTTAGCCGGCTCTGATTCTGCTGACTAAGTAACGGTTCAAGTCCTTTAGCAAAAAGCATAGGTATAACTAAAGCCAATAAGGCATAGGTAAAAGCCGCAAGCAATGATAAAAACCAGCTCATTGTTCCAAAATAGCTAAGAATGCAAATAGCTGATAAGAGAGCTGTGATAACAGGAGCAATGGTATGAGCAAAGAATATCTCCAGTGCCTCAATATCTTCTCCAATCATTTTTAACAAACGTCCACTGTCTTGTCTATCCAAATGCCCAGGTGATAAAGCCCGTAATTTGCTAAAAATGATGCGGCGAAATGCTGCTAAACTGTGAAAAGCAACAAAATGCCCAAAATAATGTTCCCCGTACCGGAAGATCCCTCTTAAAAATGCCAAAACAACAAAACCATACAGGTAATTAAAAGGAATCTCCTTGCCTTTATAAGCCTCTAAAGCAAGGTAAGCTAAGGAACTTGGAACTGCTATGGTTACCAAAAAACCAAGCAAGGCGCAGATAACAGCTAAACTTATCCAAGGCAAAAGTTTCGCCATCATCCTAAGCAATCGCCAAACGAGCGCTGGTGTCTTATCTTTTTTCTTTAACATTTAAACTCGCCTCCAATCTGTCTTGTGTATCTGCTAATTGTCCAAAAGCTCCATTATTAACATATAACTCTTCATAAGTTCCAACAAGCGCAGCTTGATTTGGGCTTAAAAAGAGAATGGTGTCCACCTTTTTTAAACATTTCATTTTATGTGTAATAACAAGAACAATTGAGGTCTTTGCTAAGGATTCAATCATCCGGTAAATGATAGCCTCATTCTCAGCATCTAAACTTGCTGTAACTTCATCAAAAATATAAAGCGAGCGTTGGCACAATATGGCTCTGGCGCAAATAACTTGTTGCTGTTGCCCAGGTGATAAACGATTCCCATTTTCCCCAACAATCGTGTCAATCCCTTCTGATAAATCATGAATAAAAGTTAATAATTGGTGCTTCTCAAGCCATGCTAGCATTTCTTGTTTTGACAAGGCCTTTGCCATGACTAAATTATCGTAGATAGAACGGTTCAAAAGACTGGATTGATCGGATATGTAAAGGACTTCATGACGAATGGCTTCTTTTGATAATTCCTCAATAGCCACATCTCCTAATTGAATACTCCCTGCATCAGCTTGATAAGTCTTAAGTAAAAGATTCGCTAAACTTGTTTTTCCAAGTCCAGATACGCCCGCAAAAGCTGTTATTTTTCCTTTTTCCAAAGATAAGGAAATATTTTCCAACATGGCTTTATCATGATGAGAATAAGTCACATCTTGAATAATCACCTGATCAAAAGGCATTAAAGCCACTTCTTTGTCACTAGTATGCCCGTCAACACTATCTAAAAAACTAAAAATCCGATCTGCCATTTTAGTATTCATCATGACTAGATGCATACCATAACCCTTTTCTCTAATCGGTGTAAAAAACTCTGTCGCAATCAAGATGAAAAAAAGCACATTAAAATAACTCAAGTGACCAGCTAGCAAGGACTGGATGGCAAAAAATCCAGACAAGCCAATCCCCAAATACATGACCGCATCCATATATCCAACAGCTTGTAATTGAAAGCCCAATAAAGTCATTGTGGCTTTACGAAATTCTTCTGCTTTAGCCACAAAATTACTTTCATAGTTGTGATCAA
Protein-coding sequences here:
- a CDS encoding energy-coupling factor transporter transmembrane component T, encoding MTLDVRTKLCLLLLANACLFFRIEGYLAHLIIGSFLGILALLGQKRLSISLGTVYLILLVFSVIDVDVVSYQLIRFLAFFALAGKLLFPSLLAAFILLKTTTVYELVHGLRKCRVPELVLLTFAVMVRFLPTIKQESKVIHRALKIRGIYLTKWQIFRYPSRYLEYILVPLLLSLVRNSQHLTIASLTKGLALKNATSECFVSQLTWKDWGIQFWSLITILYMMMQSL
- a CDS encoding ATP-binding cassette domain-containing protein yields the protein MIVAKNLQFTYAQNQQLSCQLSDCHIAKGQFIVLCGKSGSGKSTFLKMLNGLIPDYYAGTLTGSLRVADYHVGRESVEVFSNQVSSVFQNPKSQFFYREVKHELVFPCENQGIQASVILDRLHHLATDFQFETLLDSDMYLLSGGQKQRVAIATALMQGTPIMVFDEPTAHLDNKGIAMVKSYLKQLKDAGKTIIIAEHRLHYLVDLADQFFYFNQGNLDRVYSPEEIRSLPQEEREAYGLRSLDISPLFEELEAMVAPKEHVKTGLYLKHLTIKASDKKLLYLPEMHFDKGSITGILGSNGIGKSQLATYLTGLLEDKASEIRFEGKLLSAKERLEKTSLVMQDVSLQLFAESVSKEITLGQRKAVDADQVLDALALKDLMTRHPASLSGGEQQRVMIAASLLSEKDIFIFDEPSSGLDFVQMKALAALLKKLRAQGKVVILISHDEELLANTCDHLYQLEDYKFC
- a CDS encoding amino acid ABC transporter ATP-binding/permease protein → MLKKKDKTPALVWRLLRMMAKLLPWISLAVICALLGFLVTIAVPSSLAYLALEAYKGKEIPFNYLYGFVVLAFLRGIFRYGEHYFGHFVAFHSLAAFRRIIFSKLRALSPGHLDRQDSGRLLKMIGEDIEALEIFFAHTIAPVITALLSAICILSYFGTMSWFLSLLAAFTYALLALVIPMLFAKGLEPLLSQQNQSRLSYMSHFLENLRTVRDLLQCHQMPQELKGLAKKSKTVNALDRRVGQVQWLHTAATFLTLGLAILAFALVALFELKHEALSYTQALMAFVAFTASFSPFLELGRLPLAFKRSMNAASNIFSLLDEEVMQDKGEKSLSSLDSISVDHLAFSYPNSQELVYQNLSLHLNDKGIIGIKGQSGAGKSTLAKLLMKWYNWSSGDIFLSGQNSLDLNAAHLQSRFAYVPQNPQLFQQTLRENLTFGRTDISDETLLELAESCGMKERILACEKGLDTLIGQVDFFSAGEKQRLELMRALLKEADAYIFDEPTSHLDSLNEAILLDLIRKHCNGFVFLISHRASTLACADQVFELENGILKEVTPYETLKD
- a CDS encoding ABC transporter ATP-binding protein/permease; translated protein: MAEIKKKISRKKKKQLLKRLKERMATKKKYLYLAAFLAWLQFLMRLCSFYIIAKQFSTVLLTGQLELWSTFTTLVVLTLLGYGFALLAKPLQGLASQHARDSLKESFFEAFVAMDGQLDQQTSEADILTLASQGIDSLDTYYSYYLPLAMRTLFNCSTVLFLVLLIYPTGALIFLLVLPLIPLSIIAMQKRSEKIMTYYWDSYMDVGNLFMDDLKGLNTLYAYQVDHNYESNFVAKAEEFRKATMTLLGFQLQAVGYMDAVMYLGIGLSGFFAIQSLLAGHLSYFNVLFFILIATEFFTPIREKGYGMHLVMMNTKMADRIFSFLDSVDGHTSDKEVALMPFDQVIIQDVTYSHHDKAMLENISLSLEKGKITAFAGVSGLGKTSLANLLLKTYQADAGSIQLGDVAIEELSKEAIRHEVLYISDQSSLLNRSIYDNLVMAKALSKQEMLAWLEKHQLLTFIHDLSEGIDTIVGENGNRLSPGQQQQVICARAILCQRSLYIFDEVTASLDAENEAIIYRMIESLAKTSIVLVITHKMKCLKKVDTILFLSPNQAALVGTYEELYVNNGAFGQLADTQDRLEASLNVKEKR
- a CDS encoding MptD family putative ECF transporter S component — its product is MKHLKIKDLMTTGAFAALYFICVGLGTAIGILFDKSGNMLYAPAFAALLAGTVYFLLIAKLQTFGPISLLGVMMGIFFFLTGHFIAALFPALIFAFVADLVAAIGHYKSRLLNLLSYLIFAFVNSGPILMMWFLKDAYVKSLLARGKDMDYVNRVMYDFTFEHASWFIATVIVGALIGGLFGQYLLRKHFSKSGILA